In Arthrobacter ramosus, one DNA window encodes the following:
- the secE gene encoding preprotein translocase subunit SecE, translated as MSEDQVTETAASSSKGRPAKKSDSGLFARIALFVRQVIGELKKVVAPTRKELVNYTVVVLVFVAIMMLVVTILDLAFGTGIKWVFGATGTTNH; from the coding sequence ATGAGTGAGGATCAGGTGACCGAAACAGCTGCGAGCAGCTCGAAGGGCCGCCCTGCCAAGAAGTCCGATTCCGGCCTCTTCGCTCGAATTGCACTTTTTGTCCGCCAGGTAATTGGTGAGCTCAAGAAGGTAGTTGCCCCCACCCGCAAGGAACTGGTCAACTACACAGTCGTGGTGCTGGTGTTCGTGGCCATCATGATGCTGGTCGTCACCATCCTGGACCTGGCTTTCGGTACGGGAATCAAATGGGTTTTCGGCGCTACTGGCACCACGAACCACTAA
- the nusG gene encoding transcription termination/antitermination protein NusG: MSEQELEVTETELDGPAESTAHATADAVEGSEVDSAAPETADVDDADESDAEVSDADDESADASDDADALAAAAAVAPADPAEEFKAKLRRQEGDWYVIHSYAGYENRVKANLETRIQTLDMEDYIFEIQVPMEEVVEIKNAQRKIINRVRIPGYVLVRMDLTDASWGAVRHTPGVTGFVGNAHNPVPLRLDEVFSMLAPVFEEQQAEKGKPVNKQHQTPVDIDFEVGESVIVKEGPFETLPATISEIKMDSQTLVVLVSIFERETPVTLAFNQVTKI, from the coding sequence GTGTCTGAGCAGGAGCTCGAGGTAACTGAGACTGAGCTGGATGGGCCCGCTGAAAGCACGGCCCACGCCACGGCTGACGCCGTGGAAGGATCCGAGGTCGATTCTGCTGCGCCCGAAACTGCCGACGTCGACGACGCCGATGAGTCCGACGCCGAGGTGTCCGACGCCGACGACGAGTCTGCAGACGCGTCCGACGACGCCGACGCCCTGGCCGCCGCTGCAGCTGTAGCGCCCGCCGACCCCGCTGAGGAGTTCAAGGCCAAGCTTCGCCGCCAGGAAGGTGACTGGTACGTCATTCACTCCTACGCCGGCTACGAAAACCGCGTCAAGGCCAACCTTGAGACCCGCATCCAGACCCTGGACATGGAAGATTACATCTTCGAGATCCAGGTGCCCATGGAGGAAGTCGTTGAGATCAAGAACGCCCAGCGCAAGATCATCAACCGCGTACGCATTCCGGGTTACGTCCTCGTCCGTATGGACCTGACTGACGCATCCTGGGGCGCCGTCCGCCACACCCCGGGTGTCACCGGCTTCGTGGGCAACGCACACAACCCGGTTCCGCTTCGCCTCGACGAGGTCTTCTCCATGCTGGCTCCGGTCTTCGAAGAGCAGCAGGCCGAAAAGGGCAAGCCGGTCAACAAGCAGCACCAGACGCCCGTCGACATCGACTTCGAGGTCGGAGAGTCCGTCATCGTCAAGGAAGGTCCGTTCGAGACCCTCCCCGCCACGATCTCCGAGATCAAGATGGATTCCCAGACGCTTGTGGTCCTGGTGTCAATCTTCGAACGCGAAACCCCGGTTACGCTCGCATTCAACCAGGTCACCAAGATCTAG
- the rplK gene encoding 50S ribosomal protein L11 encodes MAPKKKVTGLIKLQIQAGAANPAPPIGPALGQHGVNIMEFCKAYNAATEAQRGNVIPVEITVYEDRSFTFITKTPPAAELIKKAAGVAKGSATPHTVKVAKLTQAQVNEIATTKMEDLNATSLEGAAKIIAGTARSMGITVEG; translated from the coding sequence TTGGCTCCCAAGAAGAAGGTCACCGGCCTCATCAAGCTGCAGATCCAGGCAGGTGCCGCCAACCCGGCCCCGCCGATCGGTCCTGCGCTTGGCCAGCACGGTGTCAACATCATGGAATTCTGCAAGGCGTACAACGCTGCAACGGAAGCCCAGCGCGGAAACGTTATCCCGGTTGAAATCACGGTCTACGAAGACCGCTCCTTCACCTTCATTACCAAGACCCCGCCGGCTGCAGAGCTCATCAAGAAGGCTGCAGGCGTTGCGAAGGGTTCGGCCACGCCGCACACCGTCAAGGTTGCCAAGCTGACCCAGGCACAGGTTAACGAGATCGCCACCACCAAGATGGAAGACCTCAACGCCACCAGCCTTGAGGGTGCTGCCAAGATCATCGCCGGCACCGCACGCTCCATGGGCATCACCGTCGAAGGCTAA
- the rplA gene encoding 50S ribosomal protein L1: MAKRSKAYEAAVAKIEADKFYAPFEAIKLAKDTNPSKFDATVEVAFRLGVDPRKADQMVRGTVNLPHGTGKTARVLVFATGDKAEAAIAAGADFVGSDDLIEKIAAGWTDFDAAVATPDLMGKVGRLGKVLGPRNLMPNPKTGTVTADVTKAVNDIKGGKIDFRVDKHSNLHFIIGKVSFDELKLAENYAAALEEVLRLKPSASKGRYIQKATVATTFGPGISVDPNVTKVLTEA, from the coding sequence ATGGCAAAGCGCAGCAAAGCATATGAGGCAGCCGTAGCCAAGATCGAGGCAGACAAGTTCTACGCCCCGTTCGAGGCCATCAAGCTCGCCAAGGACACCAACCCGTCCAAGTTCGACGCCACCGTTGAGGTCGCTTTCCGTTTGGGCGTTGACCCGCGCAAGGCCGACCAGATGGTCCGCGGCACCGTCAACCTGCCGCACGGCACGGGTAAGACTGCCCGCGTCCTGGTTTTCGCAACCGGCGACAAGGCCGAAGCAGCAATCGCTGCAGGCGCCGACTTCGTTGGTTCCGATGACCTGATCGAAAAGATCGCAGCCGGCTGGACCGACTTCGACGCCGCAGTGGCAACCCCTGACCTCATGGGCAAGGTTGGCCGTCTCGGTAAGGTCCTCGGTCCGCGTAACCTCATGCCGAACCCGAAGACCGGCACCGTGACCGCAGACGTCACCAAGGCCGTCAACGACATCAAGGGCGGCAAGATCGACTTCCGCGTTGACAAGCACTCGAACCTTCACTTCATCATCGGCAAGGTTTCCTTCGATGAACTGAAGCTGGCCGAGAACTACGCAGCTGCTCTCGAAGAGGTACTTCGCCTGAAGCCGTCCGCTTCCAAGGGCCGCTACATCCAGAAGGCCACGGTCGCCACCACGTTCGGCCCGGGCATCTCGGTTGACCCGAACGTCACCAAGGTTCTCACCGAGGCGTAA
- a CDS encoding GNAT family N-acetyltransferase produces the protein MTGRLPDFSIHELHLPESLDGPDGEDFRELSSMMDAMVLETWGSLDRASSAQARLAGWRDTPYEASRNFFARVDGSIVGYSSCQVPLKDNVHTAWLHVDVLEGHRRHGIGTALLRTVEGIAKAEGRRVLQAHTEHPIGSAGAGAGAGAGAAATPFDPAAAPGGVPEDGPGVAFCLKNGYSLEQASRFCSLDMDHDAEWARLELAAHSKADAAYEVLVWTNRCPAEYVDHMAGLMGRMSTDTPAGGLEIEAEAWDAARVRQLEDTTLAEGQAALVAAAQHRRTGELVAYTVIYLDPAKPRVAEQDDTLVAKPHRGHGLGMLVKLANLRRLQAEYPAVRRVMTFNAEENEHMLSINVQLGFKPAGYDGEWQKRIK, from the coding sequence ATGACAGGCCGGCTTCCGGATTTCAGCATCCACGAGCTCCACCTGCCGGAGTCCCTGGACGGGCCGGACGGCGAGGATTTCCGGGAGCTCTCTTCCATGATGGACGCCATGGTGTTGGAAACCTGGGGAAGCCTGGACCGGGCATCTTCGGCGCAGGCCCGGCTCGCGGGATGGCGGGATACCCCATATGAGGCCTCAAGGAACTTCTTCGCCCGGGTTGACGGAAGCATCGTAGGCTATTCTTCCTGCCAGGTTCCGCTCAAGGACAACGTCCATACCGCTTGGCTCCATGTAGATGTTCTGGAGGGGCACCGCCGGCATGGAATCGGGACCGCATTGCTCCGCACAGTCGAGGGGATTGCGAAGGCAGAGGGGAGGCGCGTCCTGCAGGCGCACACCGAACACCCGATCGGCTCCGCAGGAGCAGGAGCAGGAGCAGGAGCAGGAGCAGCAGCAACACCCTTCGATCCAGCCGCGGCACCCGGGGGAGTGCCCGAAGACGGTCCGGGAGTGGCCTTCTGCCTCAAGAACGGATACAGCTTGGAACAGGCCAGCAGATTCTGCAGCCTGGACATGGACCATGACGCGGAGTGGGCAAGGCTCGAGCTTGCGGCGCATTCCAAAGCCGACGCCGCCTATGAGGTCCTTGTGTGGACGAACCGTTGCCCCGCCGAATACGTGGACCACATGGCCGGGCTGATGGGCCGGATGAGCACGGATACACCCGCGGGAGGCCTTGAGATCGAGGCAGAGGCCTGGGATGCTGCCCGCGTCAGGCAACTGGAGGACACCACGCTTGCCGAAGGCCAGGCTGCCCTTGTCGCCGCTGCACAACATCGGCGGACGGGGGAGCTCGTCGCGTACACCGTGATCTACCTTGATCCCGCGAAGCCTCGGGTGGCCGAACAGGACGATACTTTGGTGGCAAAGCCGCATCGGGGCCATGGACTGGGAATGCTCGTGAAACTGGCCAATCTGCGCAGGCTGCAAGCGGAATATCCAGCAGTCCGGCGCGTCATGACTTTTAATGCCGAGGAAAACGAACATATGCTGTCCATCAACGTACAGCTCGGCTTCAAACCGGCGGGATACGACGGCGAATGGCAAAAGAGGATCAAATGA
- a CDS encoding GNAT family N-acetyltransferase, giving the protein MAKEDQMTSTVEIGQLWIPDSLDADDAKDFLAAVEVSRRVRMQIWGTDDLAYTPLEKLLELGDPYERQVILVARVDGRIVGTVDIALPLADNMDLAEFTLDILPEFQRRGVGRQLLEAAEHFAKSEGRTMIMVDTNHPAESLRGGAEGQLVPGSGLGFVPLASREVDFARRTGYTLQHIEQFSSCALPLDSKLVAELEAEAEVANAGRYQVHHWTDRCPQQWLEAVAALENAAGEVVSERSETAEAEQQQLVFDAGVLRQAEDAAVAQGRRTVVTAVEHVASGRIVGLTTIGVLAQRQDVVFQDDTIVLQEHRGNKLGLLIKVANMQRLSEQFPDARVIYTWNAPENRYLLTVNKQLGFTTAGVTGLWQKELPNMGPRVTSSE; this is encoded by the coding sequence ATGGCAAAAGAGGATCAAATGACGAGCACGGTGGAGATCGGCCAACTCTGGATCCCGGATTCCCTTGACGCCGATGACGCAAAGGACTTTCTGGCCGCCGTCGAAGTCAGCCGCAGGGTCCGGATGCAGATCTGGGGCACGGACGATCTCGCCTACACCCCGTTGGAGAAACTGCTCGAACTCGGCGACCCTTACGAACGCCAGGTCATTCTCGTGGCCCGCGTTGACGGCCGCATTGTCGGTACTGTCGACATCGCGCTGCCCCTTGCCGACAACATGGACCTGGCCGAGTTCACCCTCGACATCCTTCCTGAATTCCAGCGCAGGGGCGTCGGCCGGCAGCTTCTGGAAGCTGCCGAACATTTCGCCAAAAGCGAGGGCCGGACGATGATCATGGTGGACACCAACCACCCTGCAGAGTCCTTGCGCGGTGGTGCCGAGGGCCAGCTCGTACCTGGCAGCGGCCTGGGCTTTGTTCCCTTGGCCAGCCGCGAGGTCGATTTTGCCCGTCGCACCGGCTACACCCTCCAGCACATCGAACAGTTCAGTTCCTGTGCGCTCCCGCTGGATTCAAAGCTTGTCGCCGAGCTTGAGGCCGAAGCGGAAGTCGCGAACGCCGGCCGCTATCAGGTCCACCACTGGACCGACCGTTGCCCGCAACAGTGGCTCGAAGCAGTGGCCGCACTCGAGAACGCGGCCGGGGAAGTAGTGTCCGAGCGCAGTGAGACCGCGGAAGCCGAACAGCAGCAGTTAGTGTTCGACGCCGGTGTGTTGCGCCAGGCGGAGGACGCCGCCGTCGCGCAGGGGCGCCGAACGGTGGTCACCGCCGTCGAGCACGTCGCCAGCGGGCGGATCGTCGGGCTCACCACGATCGGCGTCCTGGCGCAACGCCAGGACGTCGTCTTCCAGGACGACACGATCGTCCTGCAGGAGCACCGGGGAAACAAACTCGGGCTCCTCATCAAGGTCGCCAATATGCAGCGCCTCAGCGAACAGTTCCCCGACGCGCGGGTGATCTACACCTGGAATGCCCCCGAAAACCGGTACCTGCTGACCGTGAACAAGCAATTGGGATTCACGACGGCCGGGGTCACGGGGTTGTGGCAGAAGGAACTGCCGAACATGGGCCCGAGGGTCACCTCCTCCGAGTGA